In a genomic window of Acidilobus saccharovorans 345-15:
- a CDS encoding NfeD family protein: MKIKLLLWLLGVTLVLAAIGAAQLWHAEAASAPTSNATVVVVNFDVPVDLGSSTMMQRAVTTAELLKAKAIVIVMNTPGGYLSDMLKIVSYIEQAQAAGIPVYTYVPPDGMAASAGSYIAMATNSIIMDNGTFIGPSTPIVVGGTPLEQNHTEDAMIAFMESLASKWGRNATAAKIMVVDDRAFTAEEALRYHLINNVSNSLSQAMSEWGLTNVTQVQISENAYEQFLSVLSNSTVDGILITLGFMAILIDLFHPTFIVSAVGVTAIVMGLVGAEIIGASAIGLTLLLLGAIIMFLELKMGHGFAMIAGAITSAVGIYLLAMGIPYVATSVPTASKYVLTDSVVAIVGVVLGLYIRWIASPMKRKRVMAGPESLIGDVGVVVSDLAPVGEVRVQGIVWRAVSASGETIKVGEKVKVVKVEGVTLFVERATGEDKGS, translated from the coding sequence TTGAAGATAAAGCTCTTGCTCTGGCTGCTAGGAGTAACCCTCGTGCTGGCAGCCATAGGCGCAGCCCAGCTGTGGCATGCGGAGGCCGCGTCAGCCCCAACTAGCAACGCCACGGTTGTGGTTGTTAACTTTGACGTCCCTGTGGACCTAGGGTCGTCAACCATGATGCAGAGGGCTGTGACTACTGCAGAGCTGCTGAAAGCTAAGGCTATAGTCATCGTTATGAACACCCCTGGCGGCTACCTGAGCGACATGCTTAAGATAGTGAGCTACATAGAGCAGGCTCAGGCCGCCGGCATACCAGTTTACACATACGTGCCCCCTGACGGTATGGCGGCCTCAGCTGGCAGCTACATAGCCATGGCCACTAACAGCATCATAATGGACAACGGCACCTTCATAGGTCCCTCGACCCCCATAGTAGTTGGGGGCACGCCCCTTGAGCAGAACCACACCGAGGACGCGATGATAGCGTTTATGGAGTCGTTGGCAAGCAAGTGGGGCAGGAACGCGACGGCAGCCAAGATAATGGTAGTTGATGATAGGGCTTTCACTGCTGAGGAGGCCCTAAGGTATCACCTGATAAATAACGTCTCGAACAGCCTCTCCCAGGCCATGAGTGAGTGGGGCCTCACTAACGTGACCCAGGTGCAGATCTCCGAAAACGCTTATGAGCAGTTCCTGAGCGTTCTGAGCAACAGCACCGTTGACGGCATACTAATAACGCTGGGCTTCATGGCTATACTGATAGACCTCTTCCACCCCACGTTTATAGTGTCGGCCGTGGGCGTGACCGCCATAGTGATGGGCCTCGTGGGCGCCGAGATAATAGGCGCCTCGGCCATAGGCCTGACGCTGCTGCTCCTGGGCGCCATAATAATGTTCCTGGAGCTTAAGATGGGTCACGGCTTTGCAATGATAGCAGGGGCCATAACTTCAGCTGTGGGCATATACCTCTTGGCCATGGGGATACCCTACGTGGCCACCAGCGTCCCAACTGCATCTAAGTACGTGCTCACGGACTCCGTTGTGGCCATAGTTGGCGTTGTGCTGGGACTTTACATAAGGTGGATAGCCTCACCCATGAAGCGTAAGAGGGTGATGGCTGGGCCTGAGTCCCTGATAGGTGATGTCGGCGTCGTAGTGAGCGACCTAGCTCCCGTGGGCGAGGTCAGGGTGCAGGGCATCGTGTGGAGGGCCGTGTCGGCCTCTGGCGAGACCATAAAGGTCGGGGAAAAGGTAAAGGTAGTTAAAGTCGAGGGGGTAACCCTCTTTGTCGAGAGGGCCACGGGTGAGGACAAGGGTTCATGA
- a CDS encoding cation:proton antiporter has translation MILVGKVLGDVTEKYGYGRITGELLGGMIMGPFALGGIINGLLNVKLFYLGSEVLFLSQLSVIFLVFASGLEHGSAPLRRAGAWGALGAIMGALVPFALIVAIRDYLSLNLDVSMIVGSALAPTSLAVVSGSLQSARANGKWADFLLSASAIDDVVSLILLSIAFGVSESHGTTLVGVIKVVAFYSVAWIIIFVTSIKVVPFLTSRVGGQYILEMSLVVLFGIIVIMQALGFSPIIAAFIAGVSLSEFSGSQRLQEFSRSFLLVFGSIFFVVVGAEFDLATMGLTGLLASLIMIAAALIGKLAGVLPFAYAMTRNGKESVLAGTGMEPRGEVGLAIASAALQLGFIDQRCYSALTLSLMLTTILGLIAYSRAIRML, from the coding sequence ATGATATTAGTTGGCAAGGTTCTGGGCGACGTCACCGAGAAGTATGGATATGGGAGAATAACTGGTGAGCTGCTAGGAGGAATGATAATGGGTCCCTTCGCCCTGGGAGGCATTATAAATGGCCTCCTAAACGTTAAACTGTTTTACCTTGGCTCTGAAGTGCTGTTCCTATCGCAGCTCTCCGTCATTTTCCTGGTATTTGCGTCAGGCCTGGAGCACGGCTCTGCCCCCCTGAGGAGGGCAGGGGCATGGGGCGCCCTTGGGGCTATCATGGGCGCCCTTGTGCCCTTTGCGCTCATTGTCGCTATCAGGGACTACCTCTCATTGAACCTTGATGTATCCATGATAGTTGGCTCCGCCCTGGCGCCAACCAGCCTAGCGGTGGTCTCGGGCTCTCTTCAGTCGGCGAGGGCTAATGGCAAGTGGGCCGACTTCCTGCTCTCGGCCTCAGCGATAGACGACGTGGTCTCATTAATCCTCCTCTCAATAGCCTTCGGGGTCTCCGAGTCCCACGGCACTACGCTCGTCGGCGTGATAAAGGTTGTGGCCTTCTACTCAGTGGCATGGATCATAATATTTGTCACGTCAATAAAGGTGGTGCCGTTCCTCACGTCAAGGGTCGGAGGCCAGTACATTCTTGAGATGTCCCTAGTAGTCCTCTTTGGCATAATAGTCATAATGCAGGCCCTTGGGTTCTCGCCGATAATAGCCGCCTTCATAGCTGGCGTCTCGCTGAGCGAGTTCTCAGGCTCCCAGAGGCTCCAGGAGTTCTCGAGGTCCTTCCTGCTGGTCTTTGGGTCCATATTCTTCGTCGTGGTTGGCGCGGAGTTCGACTTAGCCACAATGGGCCTGACCGGCCTGTTAGCCTCGCTGATCATGATCGCAGCCGCCTTAATTGGCAAGCTGGCCGGCGTCCTGCCCTTCGCCTACGCAATGACTAGGAATGGGAAGGAGTCGGTGCTCGCCGGGACTGGCATGGAGCCGAGGGGAGAGGTTGGCCTTGCCATTGCGTCAGCCGCGCTTCAGCTAGGCTTCATAGACCAGCGCTGCTATAGCGCGCTAACACTTTCACTTATGCTCACGACAATACTAGGCCTCATAGCCTACAGCAGGGCCATACGGATGTTATAA
- a CDS encoding NfeD family protein: MGGQASVGFFSRLRWGVGSTALVIGLTAVAAYLIATGLEHNDALRLFSGGILAIVDIIIIVAKGLERITPMKPPSESLVGRSGVVVISIRPSKPGVVRVDNELWSAISDLEIKEGSRVIVVERQGLYVKVKPVSDKNIATDKA; the protein is encoded by the coding sequence ATGGGCGGGCAGGCCAGCGTAGGCTTCTTCTCAAGGCTGAGGTGGGGGGTTGGCAGCACGGCGCTGGTGATAGGGCTCACTGCAGTTGCGGCTTACCTGATAGCCACCGGCCTAGAGCACAATGATGCCCTGAGGCTTTTCTCCGGAGGCATTCTAGCTATAGTGGACATAATAATTATCGTGGCCAAGGGCCTCGAGAGGATAACCCCTATGAAGCCTCCCTCTGAGAGCCTCGTTGGAAGGAGCGGCGTTGTTGTCATAAGTATAAGGCCTTCGAAGCCAGGCGTGGTCAGGGTTGATAATGAGCTGTGGTCAGCCATAAGCGACCTTGAGATCAAGGAGGGAAGCAGGGTTATAGTAGTTGAGAGGCAGGGCCTCTACGTTAAGGTTAAGCCTGTAAGTGATAAGAATATCGCCACAGATAAGGCCTGA
- a CDS encoding saccharopine dehydrogenase family protein — MARVAVIGAGGVGSVAASVIRGEGHEVILVDKAKDSLSRTAERLRMPYAVADALSPDDVKKAVGTVDLIVTALPGSIAYKALKGLINLGANIVDVSFFPEDPEELGQLASKAGILLLMDAGVAPGLSNMLIGIGDRKLGGLKGAKIYVGGISERPDPPLGLVPSWSISDLVDEYRRPARTIVDGKVVAVDPLSGPMGTIYVPGVGELEYFPTDGLRTLLKSYSNASFLAEYTLRWPGHVAFIKGLKKLGLLEHKPIHVGNYEVMADEVLASLIWSMRVNFRDIVVLVVDVYGKSGGGIRFTQVTRAEDGTTAMAKVTGSFLGFAALAVLEGKVRGTGLVYPESLGLSEDASGDIMTRLAINGMPVEEEELAGELEIR; from the coding sequence TTGGCTAGAGTTGCAGTGATAGGCGCTGGGGGCGTGGGCTCCGTAGCGGCCTCGGTAATAAGGGGGGAGGGCCATGAAGTGATCCTTGTAGATAAGGCCAAAGACTCTCTGTCGAGGACCGCCGAGAGGCTCAGAATGCCTTACGCCGTGGCTGACGCGCTGTCGCCTGACGATGTTAAGAAGGCCGTAGGCACCGTGGACCTCATAGTTACCGCCCTGCCAGGGAGCATAGCCTACAAGGCCCTTAAGGGCCTGATAAACCTGGGCGCCAACATAGTAGACGTCTCATTCTTCCCTGAGGACCCGGAGGAGCTGGGCCAGCTGGCCTCTAAGGCTGGAATACTGCTGCTCATGGATGCTGGCGTCGCCCCCGGGCTCTCAAATATGCTCATTGGAATAGGCGACAGGAAGCTGGGAGGCCTTAAGGGAGCTAAAATTTATGTAGGTGGCATAAGCGAGAGGCCCGACCCACCTCTTGGCCTCGTGCCGAGCTGGAGCATATCTGACCTGGTAGATGAGTACAGGAGGCCTGCCAGGACGATAGTTGATGGCAAGGTTGTGGCAGTGGATCCGCTCTCAGGCCCCATGGGAACAATATACGTCCCAGGCGTTGGTGAGCTGGAGTACTTCCCGACGGACGGCCTCAGGACGCTGCTCAAGAGCTACTCAAACGCGTCCTTCCTGGCCGAGTACACGTTGAGGTGGCCTGGCCACGTGGCCTTCATTAAGGGCCTCAAGAAGTTGGGCCTCCTTGAACACAAGCCAATACACGTCGGCAACTACGAGGTTATGGCTGATGAGGTGCTGGCCTCCCTTATATGGTCTATGAGGGTTAACTTCAGGGATATAGTAGTGCTAGTGGTTGACGTGTACGGCAAGTCTGGCGGCGGGATCAGGTTTACCCAGGTCACCAGGGCCGAGGACGGGACGACGGCCATGGCCAAGGTAACCGGAAGCTTCCTCGGGTTTGCCGCGCTCGCCGTGCTGGAGGGCAAGGTGAGGGGCACGGGCCTGGTTTACCCCGAGTCACTGGGCCTCAGCGAGGACGCCTCAGGGGACATAATGACAAGGCTGGCCATAAATGGCATGCCAGTGGAGGAGGAAGAGCTCGCAGGGGAACTTGAAATTCGCTGA
- a CDS encoding SPFH domain-containing protein: protein MGLALDIIIAFIVLIVAIILLSGIKVVNEWERLPVLILGRFAGLKGPGIVYVPPIIGRVPMRISTRLQAIAFRTEQSLTKDNIPVIVDAVMYYQPVDLEKVVLKVEDYNVATRLAAETTLREVIGQTMLDEILTEREKVAALARNIIDSKTETWGVKVTAVEIRNVEIPPDLVQAMSRQAQAERERRARVTLAQAEYEAAQKMVEAANLYVNNDRAFMLRWMNMIYELGMEGKNMLVFIPANLPIAGPPAGGPMSPVGLMGVRDLVVSEEKKQGGGPQAGQQQK from the coding sequence GTGGGCTTAGCGCTTGACATAATAATAGCGTTTATCGTGCTCATAGTGGCCATAATTCTGCTGAGCGGAATAAAGGTCGTCAATGAGTGGGAGAGGCTGCCCGTCCTGATACTTGGCAGGTTTGCGGGCCTCAAGGGTCCAGGGATAGTGTACGTGCCGCCAATAATAGGTAGGGTTCCCATGAGAATATCGACGAGGCTTCAGGCCATAGCCTTTAGGACCGAGCAGAGCCTCACGAAGGACAACATACCAGTCATAGTTGATGCCGTGATGTACTACCAGCCCGTTGACCTTGAGAAGGTTGTGCTTAAAGTGGAGGACTACAACGTTGCCACCAGGCTCGCGGCTGAGACGACCCTAAGGGAAGTCATAGGCCAGACGATGCTCGATGAGATACTTACCGAGAGGGAGAAGGTGGCGGCGCTCGCCAGGAACATAATTGACAGCAAGACTGAGACCTGGGGCGTCAAGGTCACTGCCGTAGAGATAAGGAACGTCGAGATACCCCCTGACCTGGTCCAGGCCATGTCAAGGCAGGCGCAGGCCGAGAGGGAGAGGAGGGCCAGGGTGACGCTTGCTCAGGCCGAGTACGAGGCCGCCCAGAAGATGGTTGAAGCTGCAAACCTCTATGTTAACAACGACAGGGCGTTCATGCTGAGGTGGATGAACATGATATATGAGCTGGGCATGGAGGGCAAGAACATGCTCGTCTTCATACCTGCCAACCTGCCTATCGCAGGCCCGCCCGCAGGAGGGCCCATGTCCCCAGTGGGCCTCATGGGCGTTAGGGACCTAGTTGTCAGTGAGGAGAAGAAGCAGGGCGGAGGCCCGCAGGCGGGGCAACAGCAGAAGTGA